One part of the Cellvibrionales bacterium genome encodes these proteins:
- a CDS encoding pyridoxamine 5'-phosphate oxidase family protein has translation MSESNLKQSTQDNLQGEITQFINTQKSLILSSIDPQGNPYASYAPFGIGDECLYVLLSDIALHAVNLKLNPTPSVMIIQDESAADELFARIRVVYRIEATEIEHTAGAAYEEGIKVLSDRHGQRINELSKLSDFHLFKLQPVSGRFVKGFGRAYDFVGKSLNGNTISHLRDGHVTRPAA, from the coding sequence ATGTCTGAATCTAATTTAAAACAATCCACACAAGACAATTTGCAAGGCGAAATCACGCAATTCATCAACACACAGAAAAGCCTGATCTTGTCATCGATTGATCCACAAGGTAATCCATACGCCTCTTATGCGCCTTTCGGTATTGGCGATGAGTGCTTGTATGTCTTGCTGTCAGACATCGCATTGCACGCTGTCAATCTCAAGTTGAATCCAACACCTTCTGTGATGATCATCCAAGATGAAAGCGCTGCTGACGAATTGTTTGCACGCATTCGCGTGGTGTACCGCATCGAAGCGACAGAAATTGAGCACACAGCTGGCGCTGCTTACGAAGAAGGCATCAAAGTATTGAGCGATCGCCACGGCCAGCGCATCAACGAGCTCAGCAAACTCAGCGACTTCCACTTATTCAAGCTGCAACCCGTCAGCGGTCGCTTTGTAAAAGGTTTTGGTCGCGCGTATGACTTCGTCGGCAAATCGCTCAACGGCAACACAATTTCTCACCTGCGTGACGGGCATGTCACACGCCCTGCGGCTTAA
- a CDS encoding PPOX class F420-dependent oxidoreductase encodes MAATPSIPESHHDIVKGNNYAQVAMVMPDGSLANNVVAFVWDGEFVRFSTIKSRQKYKNLAKDQRVALCIVDPKNPWRYIEIRGTVEIQEDSERKFINSIAKKYMNQDHYPFDQPNDVRITFTVKPTRVRAEYVHASDGTPENIGIQRG; translated from the coding sequence ATGGCAGCCACGCCCAGTATTCCCGAATCTCATCACGATATCGTCAAAGGCAATAACTACGCACAAGTGGCGATGGTGATGCCGGATGGGTCGCTAGCCAACAATGTCGTGGCTTTTGTGTGGGATGGCGAATTTGTGCGTTTCAGCACGATTAAATCGCGGCAAAAATACAAAAACCTCGCCAAAGACCAACGCGTGGCACTGTGCATTGTCGATCCGAAAAATCCGTGGCGTTATATTGAAATTCGCGGCACGGTGGAGATTCAAGAAGACAGCGAACGCAAATTCATCAACAGCATCGCCAAAAAATACATGAATCAAGATCACTACCCGTTCGATCAGCCCAACGATGTGCGCATCACCTTCACGGTAAAACCGACGCGTGTACGCGCTGAATATGTGCACGCCAGCGATGGCACGCCAGAAAACATCGGCATCCAACGCGGTTAA
- the hutX gene encoding heme utilization cystosolic carrier protein HutX, translated as MNNLASEATSTPVLAGSEALSLLQQISTWGNTTTIILHGGSVFEFKGNFPTGTLAEGFYNLKGDAGFEGHLNLDSIATIQFQSKNHRGRESHALVFVNKNGETVFKIFIGRDANGELLQNQMMQFEQLRQRALAN; from the coding sequence ATGAACAATCTCGCAAGTGAAGCAACATCCACACCTGTACTTGCAGGCTCGGAAGCGCTATCACTACTGCAACAAATTAGCACTTGGGGCAACACCACCACCATTATTTTGCATGGCGGCAGTGTGTTTGAATTCAAAGGAAACTTCCCAACAGGAACACTGGCTGAAGGATTTTATAATCTAAAAGGCGACGCTGGATTTGAAGGGCATTTAAACCTAGACAGCATCGCAACCATTCAATTTCAAAGCAAAAACCATCGCGGCAGAGAGAGTCACGCACTGGTGTTTGTGAATAAAAATGGCGAAACCGTTTTTAAAATCTTTATCGGTCGCGATGCCAATGGCGAATTGCTGCAGAACCAAATGATGCAATTCGAACAGTTGCGCCAACGCGCACTAGCCAACTAA
- a CDS encoding peroxiredoxin, with the protein MAVLVGKPAPDFRCAAVLSNGEIVQDFHLASAIQNKYALLFFYPLDFTFVCPSELIALDHRMEEFTARGVEVISISIDSHFTHHAWRNTAINDGGIGAVRYTMAADLTHHIARDYDVQTDGGMAYRGAFLIDPRGMVRSQIVNDLPLGRNIDELLRLIDALQFHAEHGEVCPAGWQKGDAGMQATPAGVAQYLQQHNAKL; encoded by the coding sequence ATGGCTGTATTAGTAGGCAAACCGGCGCCAGATTTTCGCTGTGCGGCGGTATTAAGCAACGGCGAGATCGTGCAGGATTTTCATCTCGCCAGCGCCATCCAAAATAAATATGCGCTGCTGTTTTTTTATCCGCTGGATTTCACTTTTGTCTGCCCATCGGAGTTGATTGCACTCGATCATCGCATGGAAGAATTCACCGCACGCGGCGTAGAGGTGATCAGTATTTCTATTGACTCCCATTTCACACACCACGCATGGCGCAACACCGCCATTAACGATGGCGGCATCGGCGCTGTGCGCTACACCATGGCAGCCGACCTCACACATCACATTGCACGCGACTACGATGTGCAAACCGATGGCGGCATGGCATATCGCGGCGCTTTTTTGATTGACCCGCGCGGCATGGTGCGCAGTCAAATTGTGAATGACTTGCCGCTCGGTCGTAACATCGACGAATTGTTGCGTTTGATTGATGCACTACAATTTCACGCTGAACACGGGGAAGTTTGCCCTGCAGGTTGGCAAAAAGGCGATGCGGGGATGCAGGCCACTCCCGCTGGTGTTGCTCAGTATTTACAGCAACACAACGCCAAACTGTAA
- the lnt gene encoding apolipoprotein N-acyltransferase, producing MQDKRGGVALAFPAIWMLDEWFRGWILTGFPWLFIGYSQTETFMGNWAPVVGVYGISFLLAFFAASLFDCLQQRRFSIPFLLSLSLLCAGSALLGKVLWTQPTGTQQDFALIQGNVPQQLKWKPEQREAIRALYRNASEPLLKKNALVVWPEAAIPELYTSEHPFFQQMTHDLQNRGGALITGIPTVHYDTDDTPYFHNSMIGLGEASGIYNKQRLVPFGEYVPLESWLKDLLDFFKMPISDFRVGTANQANISSGLLRIASSICYEVAYPKLVAEQAKEADILLTVSNDTWFGNSIGPHQHLQMAQMRARENAREMLRATSNGISAHIDERGKIISRSPQFEYFVLQGAVKARQGHTLYQLLGNWPLLIVCFLLLLTVRCCRLSTRP from the coding sequence TTGCAAGACAAACGCGGCGGCGTAGCCTTGGCATTTCCAGCCATTTGGATGCTAGACGAATGGTTTCGCGGTTGGATTCTCACCGGCTTTCCTTGGCTTTTTATTGGCTACAGCCAAACCGAAACTTTTATGGGCAACTGGGCGCCTGTTGTCGGTGTGTACGGCATCAGCTTTTTATTAGCATTTTTCGCCGCCTCGCTATTTGATTGCTTACAACAGCGGCGTTTTTCCATTCCGTTTCTGCTGTCTCTGTCGCTGCTGTGTGCAGGCAGCGCACTACTGGGCAAAGTGCTGTGGACGCAGCCAACCGGAACACAGCAAGATTTCGCCTTAATACAGGGCAATGTACCGCAACAACTCAAATGGAAACCGGAACAACGCGAGGCAATTCGAGCGCTGTACCGTAACGCTAGCGAACCCCTTCTGAAAAAAAATGCACTCGTGGTGTGGCCTGAGGCAGCTATCCCGGAGCTTTACACCAGTGAACATCCTTTCTTTCAACAGATGACGCATGACTTGCAAAACCGTGGCGGCGCACTGATTACAGGCATTCCCACCGTGCACTACGACACCGACGACACGCCGTATTTTCATAACAGCATGATCGGCCTCGGCGAAGCCAGTGGCATCTACAACAAACAGCGCCTCGTACCGTTTGGTGAATATGTGCCGCTAGAAAGTTGGTTAAAAGATTTACTCGATTTTTTCAAAATGCCTATTTCTGATTTTCGTGTTGGCACAGCCAACCAAGCCAATATCAGCAGTGGCTTGTTGCGTATTGCATCGAGTATTTGTTACGAAGTGGCCTACCCCAAATTGGTCGCCGAACAAGCCAAAGAGGCTGACATCTTACTCACCGTGAGCAATGACACTTGGTTTGGCAACTCCATCGGTCCACATCAACATTTGCAAATGGCACAAATGCGCGCACGAGAAAATGCCAGGGAAATGTTGCGCGCCACCAGCAACGGTATTTCTGCACACATAGACGAGCGAGGAAAAATCATCAGCCGCTCACCGCAATTTGAATACTTCGTGCTGCAAGGCGCAGTGAAGGCGCGACAAGGCCACACCTTGTATCAATTACTGGGTAACTGGCCACTGTTGATCGTCTGTTTTCTATTGCTGCTCACTGTGCGATGTTGTCGACTATCTACTCGCCCTTAA
- a CDS encoding efflux RND transporter periplasmic adaptor subunit, producing the protein MAAQASKFKRWLVVFLGCLLLLLALAAYKVLQIRQLMAIAAAYPEPSETVEAEVVQAQNWQDSVSTVGEVLAPQTVELRNELEGRVIAVGFHAGDAIKKDQMLLQLDASEDIAQLRAAQADAQLAQTALTRYAKLVTQKLVSREQYDQARAQFAVATARTQALQAVIDKKTITAPFDGRAGLHHLQAGQYLAANTVITQLVGSLATVWVDFSLPQQQSGIALETAVNVSASGTLTAPLSGKIIAADSAISTTSRNKKWRAAVNNTDEKLKPGMLVDVQVPVAAAQSIIAIPSTAVQYSDTGNFVYVITPADNNALRVTTRSVTIGTERNQRVVIESGLQVNERIATNGSYKLQNGMLVHIKSSEKSTAQ; encoded by the coding sequence ATGGCAGCCCAAGCATCAAAATTTAAACGCTGGTTGGTGGTTTTTTTAGGCTGCCTGCTTCTGCTGTTGGCACTTGCCGCTTATAAAGTGTTGCAAATTCGTCAGTTGATGGCGATTGCTGCCGCTTATCCAGAACCTTCCGAAACCGTGGAAGCAGAAGTCGTGCAAGCGCAAAACTGGCAAGACAGTGTAAGCACGGTGGGTGAAGTGTTGGCACCACAAACGGTTGAACTGCGCAACGAACTGGAAGGTCGCGTGATTGCCGTCGGTTTTCACGCCGGTGATGCCATTAAAAAAGACCAAATGCTCTTGCAGCTGGATGCCAGTGAAGACATTGCACAACTGCGCGCCGCACAAGCCGATGCACAACTCGCGCAAACGGCACTCACGCGCTATGCCAAATTGGTGACGCAAAAATTGGTGAGCCGCGAGCAGTACGATCAGGCGCGCGCGCAATTTGCTGTCGCCACCGCGCGCACGCAAGCGCTGCAAGCCGTGATCGATAAAAAAACCATCACCGCACCTTTTGACGGTCGCGCGGGTTTGCATCATTTACAAGCAGGTCAATACCTCGCCGCAAACACCGTGATCACGCAATTAGTCGGCTCGCTAGCAACGGTGTGGGTGGATTTTTCGTTGCCGCAACAACAGAGCGGTATTGCGCTGGAAACAGCTGTCAATGTCAGCGCCAGCGGCACACTCACCGCGCCACTGTCTGGAAAAATTATTGCGGCGGATTCAGCCATCTCGACGACATCGCGCAATAAAAAATGGCGCGCAGCCGTGAACAATACTGATGAAAAACTGAAGCCAGGCATGCTGGTGGATGTGCAAGTGCCCGTTGCTGCTGCGCAATCTATTATTGCTATTCCATCCACTGCGGTGCAGTACAGTGACACAGGAAATTTTGTATATGTGATTACACCGGCAGACAACAACGCACTGCGTGTCACAACACGCTCTGTCACGATTGGTACCGAAAGAAATCAGCGCGTGGTAATTGAAAGTGGCTTGCAAGTGAACGAGCGCATTGCCACCAACGGTTCCTATAAACTGCAAAATGGCATGCTGGTGCATATCAAAAGCAGTGAAAAGAGCACCGCACAATGA
- a CDS encoding CBS domain-containing protein — translation MSDDTHNEPTEKSWLDRFMKAIGLSLRDSTDLLDILDDAHKQQLLDDEMFSIMENALNIRGKTVSDIMVPRRQMVTLKASDSLETMLAAIIESEHSRFPVLGETPDQIVGILLAKKFLPLILKDKDSFDIQEYLHNANVIPETKRISELLREFRLNRYHMGIVVDEYGNVAGLVTIEDVLEEIVGNIEDETDIEEDERFIRPLSGHDYLVKALTPIEDFNAAFGSTLSDTDFDTMGGLVMHAFGHLPRRNEITTINDFSFRVLNADKRQIHMLRVTLPTNSNTAAE, via the coding sequence ATGAGCGATGACACACACAACGAACCAACTGAAAAATCATGGTTGGATCGTTTTATGAAAGCCATTGGCCTGTCACTGCGCGACAGCACAGACCTGCTTGACATACTCGACGACGCACACAAGCAACAACTGCTCGACGATGAAATGTTTTCCATCATGGAAAATGCACTCAATATTCGCGGAAAGACCGTTAGCGATATCATGGTGCCGCGCCGTCAAATGGTGACACTAAAAGCCAGCGACTCTCTGGAAACCATGCTGGCTGCTATTATCGAATCCGAACACTCTCGCTTTCCCGTCTTAGGAGAAACACCCGATCAAATCGTTGGCATTTTATTGGCAAAAAAATTTCTGCCGTTGATTTTGAAAGATAAAGACAGCTTCGATATTCAAGAATATTTACACAATGCCAATGTGATTCCGGAAACCAAGCGCATCAGTGAATTGCTGCGTGAATTTCGTTTGAATCGCTACCACATGGGCATCGTAGTGGACGAATACGGTAATGTAGCTGGATTGGTGACAATTGAAGATGTGCTGGAAGAAATTGTCGGCAATATCGAAGATGAAACCGATATCGAAGAAGATGAGCGTTTTATTCGCCCGCTTTCTGGTCACGATTATTTAGTCAAAGCGCTCACACCCATTGAAGATTTCAACGCCGCATTTGGATCAACACTGTCCGATACAGATTTCGACACCATGGGCGGTCTTGTGATGCACGCTTTTGGTCATTTACCGCGCCGCAATGAAATCACCACTATCAACGATTTCAGCTTTCGCGTGCTGAATGCCGATAAACGCCAGATACACATGCTGCGCGTCACTTTGCCCACTAACAGCAACACCGCGGCGGAATAA
- the grxD gene encoding Grx4 family monothiol glutaredoxin → MDVMDQIKNQIEKNPIIVYMKGSPNAPQCGFSARTAEALMNCGVKFAFVDILNNPDIRSNLPRYGNWPTFPQLWVKGELIGGCDIVTDMHAKGELLPLLQEAAVQEN, encoded by the coding sequence ATGGATGTCATGGATCAAATTAAAAACCAAATCGAAAAAAACCCCATCATCGTTTACATGAAGGGCAGCCCAAACGCACCGCAGTGCGGTTTTTCAGCACGCACAGCAGAAGCCCTGATGAACTGCGGCGTGAAGTTCGCTTTCGTAGACATACTTAACAACCCAGATATCCGCAGCAACCTGCCGCGTTACGGCAACTGGCCGACCTTCCCACAATTGTGGGTAAAAGGTGAGCTAATTGGCGGCTGCGATATCGTCACTGACATGCACGCCAAAGGCGAACTACTGCCACTGCTGCAAGAAGCCGCCGTGCAAGAGAACTGA
- a CDS encoding efflux RND transporter permease subunit has product MSDAAHHSSPMDIFIKRPIIAVVISLALIVIGLYAAQKLPVLQFPRIESSSLVITTPFVGAPAERVQGFITDPIERIAATVPGVDYVDSTTLAGMSTVTVWLKLNENSTAALAELTARLQQIRYELPAGAEDPAIQVNRADKQGAGFYLDVPITGSHTRASITDYLTRNVNPRLAAIPGVQRIGLEGGRAPAMRVWLDPSKLQAFNLSAGDIDTALRSNNLIATIGRSENAWQRIDLLANTTLKTPEDFEQLIVRESHGAQIRLRDIAQIKLGEVEGENNARMDNRDAVYISVWPLPGANEIEIADALYKELAAINPTLPQGIHIGIGYDITLYMRSALREIFQTLAETILLVGIVVLALMGSARTALVPLITIPISLLGAMAAMLAMGFSLNLLTVLAIVLSVGLVVDDAIVVVENVARHMREGKGRIAAALASSQQLVAPIIGMTITLAAVYAPIGFLSGLTGVLFKEFAFTLAVAVLISGFVALTLSPIMSAYVCPPHGKESRMTIKVNHAFEVLQQRYGRALAHCLLWRPQVLVAALFFSLLVVPFYFFSQQELAPVEDQSSINVVVEAPPQASLAYTTRYMHEVVNILNALPGASFMWQVVTPQGGFGGQTFVDFNQREYSVQELLPRAYGDLGKISGLKAFPILYPALPTAGNFDIEMVVLSNDTPQQMKPHADKLVAFARTSNKFLYADTDLKIDLPQAEFQLNRQRIADLGMDLASVSQQLSVLLSANYVNRFDLHGKAYQVIPMIASDDRPDPQALMNLQLRTPRGELVPLSAIASLQQHTAPRVLGKFQQNNAFRLYGAAMPGTTKAQALTALETEAKKILPPNYSVDYAGESRQMRHEGNTLFGVLLIALLFVFFVLAIQFNSFRDPLVVLLGSVPLALSGAMLFTFLGWTTINIFSQVGFITLVGLISKNGILIVEFANHLQQEGRSKFEAITQAATTRLRPVLMTTCATVLGHFPLVLVSGPGAEARNSIGIILVAGMLVGTLFTLFVLPAVYMLIASGHHETDEIDIHLANGAFSSADR; this is encoded by the coding sequence ATGAGCGATGCTGCCCATCATTCATCCCCGATGGATATTTTTATCAAGCGCCCGATTATTGCGGTGGTGATTTCGCTGGCCTTGATCGTCATCGGCTTGTATGCCGCACAGAAATTGCCTGTATTACAGTTCCCGCGCATTGAAAGTTCTTCACTCGTCATTACCACACCTTTTGTTGGCGCACCTGCTGAACGCGTACAAGGTTTTATTACCGATCCGATTGAGCGCATCGCGGCCACAGTTCCCGGCGTGGATTATGTAGATTCCACCACGCTGGCCGGCATGAGTACCGTCACCGTTTGGCTGAAGTTAAATGAAAACAGCACCGCTGCACTCGCCGAATTAACCGCTCGCTTGCAGCAAATTCGCTACGAACTCCCAGCTGGTGCAGAAGACCCTGCGATTCAAGTCAACCGCGCCGATAAACAAGGCGCCGGTTTTTATTTGGATGTACCTATCACCGGATCACACACGCGCGCGTCAATTACTGATTACCTCACGCGCAACGTGAATCCGCGTTTAGCTGCCATTCCCGGCGTACAACGCATAGGCCTAGAAGGTGGGCGTGCACCGGCAATGCGCGTTTGGTTGGATCCATCAAAATTACAAGCATTCAATCTCAGCGCTGGCGATATTGATACCGCGCTGCGCAGTAACAATTTAATTGCCACAATCGGTCGTAGTGAAAATGCATGGCAGCGCATCGACTTACTCGCCAATACCACGCTCAAGACTCCAGAAGACTTTGAACAGTTGATTGTGCGCGAAAGCCATGGTGCACAAATTCGCTTGCGTGATATCGCGCAAATAAAATTAGGCGAAGTGGAAGGTGAAAATAACGCACGCATGGATAATCGCGATGCGGTTTATATTTCAGTCTGGCCCCTGCCGGGTGCCAATGAAATTGAAATTGCCGATGCTCTGTATAAAGAGTTAGCTGCCATCAACCCCACTCTGCCGCAAGGCATACACATCGGCATTGGTTATGACATCACGCTATATATGCGTTCCGCCTTGCGTGAAATTTTTCAAACACTGGCAGAAACCATTTTACTGGTGGGCATTGTTGTACTCGCGCTGATGGGTTCTGCACGCACTGCATTGGTTCCTTTAATCACTATTCCGATTTCTTTGTTAGGCGCGATGGCGGCAATGTTAGCGATGGGTTTTTCACTCAACTTGCTGACAGTGTTGGCAATCGTGCTGTCGGTAGGCTTGGTGGTGGATGACGCTATCGTCGTGGTGGAAAATGTGGCGCGTCACATGCGCGAAGGCAAAGGCCGCATTGCAGCAGCACTCGCCAGCTCGCAGCAGTTAGTCGCACCTATTATCGGCATGACTATCACGCTTGCCGCGGTATATGCCCCCATTGGTTTTTTGTCCGGCTTAACCGGCGTACTGTTCAAAGAATTTGCATTCACACTTGCAGTGGCTGTACTCATTTCCGGTTTTGTAGCACTGACGCTGTCGCCCATTATGAGCGCGTATGTCTGCCCGCCACACGGCAAAGAAAGCCGCATGACCATCAAAGTCAACCATGCATTTGAAGTGTTGCAGCAACGCTACGGTCGCGCCTTGGCACACTGTTTATTATGGCGACCACAAGTCTTAGTCGCTGCGTTATTTTTCTCACTGCTAGTGGTGCCTTTTTATTTTTTTTCGCAACAAGAACTCGCACCAGTAGAAGATCAAAGCAGTATCAATGTGGTGGTGGAAGCGCCTCCACAGGCTTCTCTCGCCTATACCACGCGCTATATGCACGAAGTCGTCAATATCTTGAATGCTCTGCCCGGAGCCAGCTTTATGTGGCAAGTGGTAACGCCGCAAGGTGGGTTCGGCGGTCAAACTTTTGTTGATTTCAATCAACGCGAATACAGCGTACAGGAATTGTTGCCTCGCGCTTACGGCGATCTAGGAAAAATCAGTGGCTTGAAAGCTTTTCCTATCCTCTACCCAGCGCTGCCAACAGCAGGCAATTTCGATATCGAAATGGTCGTGCTCTCTAACGACACGCCTCAGCAGATGAAACCACACGCCGACAAACTGGTAGCGTTTGCCAGAACCAGCAATAAATTTCTCTATGCAGATACCGATTTAAAAATTGATTTACCACAAGCTGAGTTTCAACTAAATCGACAACGCATTGCCGATCTCGGCATGGATCTCGCCAGTGTGAGTCAACAATTGAGCGTGTTGTTATCGGCCAATTATGTCAACCGTTTTGATTTGCATGGCAAAGCCTACCAAGTTATCCCCATGATCGCTTCTGATGATCGCCCCGATCCACAAGCACTGATGAACTTACAACTGCGCACACCGCGCGGTGAATTAGTGCCTTTATCGGCCATCGCCTCACTGCAACAACACACAGCACCGCGTGTGCTGGGCAAGTTTCAACAAAACAATGCGTTTCGACTCTACGGCGCCGCCATGCCTGGTACAACCAAAGCACAGGCATTAACCGCACTAGAAACTGAAGCAAAAAAAATACTGCCACCAAATTACAGTGTTGATTACGCTGGCGAATCGCGGCAAATGCGTCATGAAGGCAACACCTTGTTTGGTGTGCTATTGATTGCGCTACTGTTTGTGTTTTTTGTCTTAGCGATTCAATTCAATAGTTTTCGCGATCCTCTGGTTGTGTTGCTCGGCTCGGTGCCGCTGGCGTTATCCGGCGCAATGTTATTCACCTTTCTCGGCTGGACCACGATCAACATTTTCTCGCAAGTCGGTTTTATCACTCTCGTCGGCCTGATCTCCAAAAACGGCATTTTGATCGTCGAATTTGCCAACCATCTGCAGCAGGAAGGTCGCAGCAAATTTGAAGCCATCACTCAAGCAGCCACCACGCGCTTGCGCCCTGTACTGATGACAACTTGCGCCACGGTATTGGGGCATTTTCCTCTGGTGTTGGTGTCCGGCCCAGGAGCCGAAGCGCGCAATAGCATCGGCATTATTTTGGTGGCGGGCATGTTGGTCGGCACCCTGTTTACCCTTTTTGTGCTGCCTGCCGTGTATATGTTGATCGCCTCTGGCCATCACGAGACAGATGAAATCGATATACACCTGGCCAACGGTGCTTTTTCTAGCGCTGACCGCTAA
- the ybeY gene encoding rRNA maturation RNase YbeY translates to MAEPTIHVLIDNTCDAPNTPNDAEFSQWTIAALAGLRARAEVSIGIVDEENSASLNMEYRGKNYATNVLSFPSDLPEDFDPPLLGDFALCAAVINKEAQAQNKTATAHWAHMVVHGCLHLLGFDHIDDAEADEMEAREITILRQLGFNNPYEFNTDK, encoded by the coding sequence ATGGCTGAACCGACTATCCATGTTTTGATCGACAATACCTGCGACGCCCCCAACACCCCCAACGATGCTGAGTTCTCACAATGGACAATCGCAGCTCTGGCTGGGCTGCGCGCCCGTGCTGAAGTCTCTATCGGTATTGTTGACGAAGAAAACAGTGCCAGCTTGAACATGGAATACCGTGGGAAAAATTACGCCACCAATGTGCTGTCATTTCCCAGCGACCTGCCAGAAGATTTTGACCCACCGCTGTTAGGGGATTTCGCACTGTGCGCTGCTGTTATCAACAAAGAAGCGCAAGCGCAAAACAAAACTGCAACAGCACACTGGGCGCATATGGTCGTGCATGGCTGCCTGCATTTGCTAGGTTTCGACCATATAGACGACGCTGAAGCTGATGAGATGGAAGCACGCGAAATCACCATTCTTCGCCAATTAGGGTTTAACAATCCCTATGAATTTAATACTGATAAATAA
- a CDS encoding PhoH family protein: MNTPTNNTVDRTLVLEPADNHRLSNLCGQLQGHLKQIEQRLSVQLSVRGNIFTIQGDSNATATAAAVLQQLYQETADHQELSPEKIHLALQEANAAAHSNAQHHTYEQSSIRTRKGNIKPRGAAQNTYVQAIRKYDINFGIGPAGTGKTYLAVACAVEALQSEKVERLLLVRPAVEAGEKLGFLPGDLAQKIDPYLRPLYDALYEMIGFETVGKLLERQIIEVAPLAYMRGRTLNNAFIILDESQNTTESQMKMFLTRIGFGSTAIITGDATQIDLPRGTKSGLLHACEVLRDVDGISFTRFSSHDVVRHPLVQRIVDAYDRHENSDRHG, translated from the coding sequence TTGAATACTCCAACAAACAACACTGTTGACCGCACCTTGGTGCTGGAACCTGCTGACAACCATCGCCTGAGCAATCTCTGCGGGCAGCTACAAGGGCACCTGAAACAAATTGAGCAACGCTTAAGCGTACAGCTCAGTGTGCGTGGCAACATTTTTACGATTCAAGGCGACAGCAATGCCACAGCCACAGCGGCGGCCGTGCTACAACAGCTGTACCAAGAAACAGCAGATCATCAAGAACTCTCGCCTGAAAAAATCCATCTCGCGCTGCAAGAAGCCAATGCCGCCGCGCACAGTAACGCACAGCATCACACCTACGAACAGTCCAGTATTCGCACACGCAAAGGCAATATCAAACCGCGCGGCGCAGCACAGAACACCTATGTGCAGGCCATTCGTAAGTACGACATCAATTTCGGCATTGGCCCAGCCGGCACAGGAAAAACCTATCTTGCTGTCGCCTGCGCCGTGGAAGCCCTGCAGAGTGAAAAAGTAGAGCGCCTGCTGCTCGTGCGCCCCGCTGTGGAAGCAGGCGAAAAATTAGGTTTTCTGCCTGGCGATTTGGCACAAAAAATTGATCCGTACCTGCGACCACTGTACGACGCACTTTACGAAATGATCGGCTTTGAAACAGTCGGGAAATTATTAGAGCGACAAATCATTGAAGTGGCACCGCTAGCCTATATGCGTGGTCGTACGCTGAACAATGCGTTTATTATTTTGGATGAAAGTCAAAACACTACCGAATCGCAAATGAAAATGTTTTTAACGCGTATCGGTTTTGGTTCTACCGCTATTATCACCGGTGATGCCACACAAATTGATTTACCGCGCGGCACCAAATCGGGCTTACTGCATGCCTGCGAAGTGTTGCGCGATGTCGACGGTATCAGTTTCACACGCTTTAGTTCACACGATGTGGTGCGTCATCCCTTGGTACAGCGCATCGTCGATGCCTATGATCGCCACGAAAACAGTGATCGCCATGGCTGA